In Hydrogenispora ethanolica, the DNA window GCAATTGTTGGTGATGAACCTCGAAAAGAGGCTCCGGCTTCTTTGGTTCATTTTTTTCAAGGTCCGTTTTGGGCTTGCTCATGGAACTTGGGGGGGTCGCTGAATCGGCTTTTTGAGGGCGTTTTCCCCTGTTCAGCGAACCCTAAGTACGAACCAAGGGTTCCCGGTACAACCCGCTGGCGATCAATTCTTGGGTGCCCGGTTTAAAACTCGCAATTTCGGGGAGATGAAACTCGGGTTCATCCGGCTGGTATTTCCGGTAATATTCTTGGACTGCCTCGAAGAAAGCGCGATCTCCGCCTGCAACATGATGATACTTAATGATACCGAGATATCCGGATGGAGTAAGAAGCTCATAGGTCCTTTGAAACCGGGTTTGGGGATCGACCAGTGAAAAGCCGTGAACGAAACGACCAAATCAAATTTTGCAATGGGCGGTTCCCAATCTTCGAACTTTGACTCAATCACTTCCGCTTGGCAGTCTTTTAGATTCCGCTTCAATATTGCCGCCATTGCGGGGCCGGGTTCAAGCGCAACCACCTGAAGCCCCCGTCTGACAAGCTCAACTGTGGCAATACCGGTACCCGCCCCAATTTCTAAAACCCGGGCATGGTTCGGGAGATTGGTCAGCTTTACCAAATCAGCGAACAAGCTTTCCGGATAACGAGGGCGGATTTCATGATAAAGCTCCGCGACTTCATTAAAGGTTAAAGCGGCCTCCGCCACCTGGCTTGACTCCTTTTCATTGTTTTGCAAGATGAAGGATCCTTTCGATGATTCTTTTTGGTTCCCTTCATTTTCATGATCAGTTACAGCATAAATCGCAATGAGTAACGGTCAATGACATCTTTTTGGCAACCGCTTTGAGGATAAGGGATCCGTTTGAACGGCCCAATGAGATCGTTTTGTGGATAAAAAAGATCTTTCAGTCGCTCAACAAGCTCTTTTTCGGAATAATGAGCTCTTTCTGTGACTCAATGAGCTCTTTCAGTCGCCCAAAGAGCTCATTTTTTGAATAATTGATCTTGAATGAAAAATTAACAATTCTTCATGGGATCCATCGTATTCCCCTGTTCCCCTTAGCTTTTCAAAGCGGGACCATTGATTCCGCTAAAATATTGGCCCAGATGGCCTCGGCATCTCACGTTTATAATCGTTGGACTGCGGCCTTTCCTCTTATATATTTTTGCC includes these proteins:
- a CDS encoding class I SAM-dependent methyltransferase, producing MQNNEKESSQVAEAALTFNEVAELYHEIRPRYPESLFADLVKLTNLPNHARVLEIGAGTGIATVELVRRGLQVVALEPGPAMAAILKRNLKDCQAEVIESKFEDWEPPIAKFDLVVSFTAFHWSIPKPGFKGPMSFLLHPDISVSLSIIMLQAEIALSSRQSKNITGNTSRMNPSFISPKLRVLNRAPKN